The DNA sequence GCCCGCTTCATCCCGCCCTGGAGGAAGCCGTCACCAAGAATGACATCGTTGCCGCGAGTGTTCTCTCGGGCAACCGTAATTTTGAAGCCCGCGTGCACCAAAATATCCGGGCCAATTTCCTGATGTCGCCTCCGCTCGTCGTCGCGTTTGCGCTCGCAGGCACGGTGGATATTGACCTGAGTTCGGAGCCGCTCGGAAAGGGGAACGACGGCCAGGACGTTTACCTTAAGGAAATCTGGCCGTCGCTGGAGGAAATCCGGAGCGCGATGGGGGCGGCTCTGAAACCGGAAGTATTCCGGAAACTGTATACGGATTTCGAAAAGCAAAATCCGAAGTGGAACGAGATCCCTTCGACGGTCGGTGAGGTGTACCAGTGGGACGAACAGAGCGATTATATCCAGGAACCGCCTTTCTTTGCGGATTTCTCGCTGGAACCCAAGCCGCCGGAAGACATCCTTGAAGCGCGCCCCCTGGGTATTTTCGGTGATTCGGTAACGACGGACCACATTTCGCCGGCAGGGGCCATCAAACCGACGTCCCCGGCGGGGCAGTACCTGATTTCCCGTGGGGTGAAGCCGATCGACTTCAACAGCTACGGAAGCCGGCGCGGGAATGACCGCGTGATGACGCGTGGAACGTTCGCCAACGTGCGCATCAAAAACCTGATGGTGCCGGGAGTCGAAGGGGGTGTGACGATTCATTATCCCTCCGGGGAACAACTCTCCATCTATGACGCCTCCGTGCGTTACGTCCGCGAAGCCGTACCGCTGGTCGTCATTGCCGGTCATGAGTACGGTACCGGTTCGAGCCGAGACTGGGCGGCGAAGGGGACCCGCCTGCTGGGGGTCAAGGCGGTGATCGCGGCGAGTTTCGAGCGTATCCACCGCTCCAACCTGGTCGGCATGGGGGTGTTGCCGTTGCAGTTCCAGGAGGGTTCATCGGCTCAGACGCTCGGTCTTAAAGGGTCGGAAACGTTCACCCTGTCCGGCCTGACGGATGAATTGACGCCGCGGCAGCAGGTGATCCTGAAGGTGCGCTACGAAGACGGCCGCGAGCAGGAGGTGCCGTTGATCTTACGGATCGATACGCCCATTGAAGTGGAATACTACCGGCACGGCGGCATTCTGCCGTTTGTCCTGAGGCAGATCCTGCAGCAGCAGTCTTAAAGTTAAAGACCGGGGTTTGGCTCGCTCACGCCGCGCCGCTACGGACGCGGCGTGAGGTTTCTTTGGTCTCCTGGGCTTTTGTTCTCCTCTAATCCCGGGACACCCCAAAGGCCGGAAGGATGCGCCGCAGCGGGGGTCAGCCCCGGTTCGGTCCGCTCGCCGGTCGCCGGATGACCCACAGGTTGGCCGGGATCACCTGGATGACCCAATCCAGCACGGGCGCGAAGGCCGGGACGCCGCCCGGTTGAATCTCGGAAGGCATAACCAGAAGGTCCGCACCTGCGGCCTGGATGAATTCAAATGCCGTGAAGCCGGTATTACCGCGGATCAGGTGATAATCGAACTGCAGATTGCTCATCGGCTTTTCCGCAAGGAGCAACTCCAGGTTGTCTTCAGGACGCGGCGCTTCCGTGCCCAGCGCTTTCCCTTTGGCTTCAGAAAAAGGCGTCTGTACGTGAACTACGGTCAAGGCTTCCGCGCCGGCCCGCTCGCCGAACTGAACGGCCTCGTGGAAAACCGCACGCGTCAACGGTGAGAAATCCGGCACCGCCATGAAGATGTGGCGGATGCTGCCGGGGGGATCTTTCGGCTCCACGAACAGGAAAAGGTCTGCGCAGGTCCGTCTCATCAGTTCGCGAGCGACGTTCCCGGTAAAATTGCGATGGACGGTCTCGCGTTCGAGGGCGCCTGCAATGAGCACCTCGATGCCGAGTTCTTTCTGGACGGCCAGGATCGCCTCGACGGGATCTCCGGGCCGATAGGAGATCGGGGTGTTCCTCTCCATGTCGAGCCGGGCCAGGGCGTCCTGAAAGCGCTCGTTTTTGTCGGCCGTCTCTTCGGCGGCATGGATGAAGTGAAGCGGCGCGGCGAACCATTCGCTTACCCGACGTGCTTCTGCAAGGACTGCAAGAAAACGAGGGGAAAAGGTAGTCGCGACTCCAGCAACCCGATACACGCGGCGGGAGGATACGTCAGTTCGATAACGTCAACAACTAAGAAGGTGTGTGGGAGGCGAAGTTCATGAGTCTCGCCGTTCTCAACGCCCACCCGCCTTGTCAGGTGTATTTTTTCCGGAGGTATTCGATGCGGTGGCGCGCCTGCGTGCTTTCGCCGGTGGCTTCAGCCATCAACTGCCGCGTCTCGAAGCGTTGGCCATGCTGGTGGACGTTCTTGCGCAGCCAGTCGAGCAGCCGGGCGTACTCGCCGACGGCCAGTTGCTGCGGCAGATCCGGGATGCTGCGTTCAGCCGCAGCCATGAGCTGGGCGGCATTGAGATTACCGAGCGAGTAGGTGGGAAAGTAACCGAGCGCGCCCAGGCTCCAGTGAATATCCTGGAGAACTCCGAGACGATCGTTCGGCACCTTCAGCCCGAAAAGTTGCTCGAAACGCTCGTTCCATGCCGCCGGCAGGTCTCCAATGGCGAGGCGCTGCTCGACCAGGGCGAGTTCGATGTCGAAGCGGAGAAGGATGTGCAGATCGTAGGTAACTTCGTCGGCTTCGACCCGGATGAAAGAAGGGGCAACCCTTTTAACCCCGCGCGCCACTTCGTCCGGAGTGAATCGCCGCAGGTCAGGGAGATGTTCGGCGGCGGTTTGGTACCAGCGCGCCCAGAAGGTGCCGGTACGTCCGACATGATTCTCCCACAATCTTGATTGCGATTCATGGATGCCGAGCGACCGGGCCGCGCCGAGCGGGGTGCCTGCGGCCGTTTTGTCCAGGCCCTGCTCATAGAGGGCGTGCCCGGTCTCGTGCAGAACGCCGTAGAGGGAGACCTGGAAAAGCTGTTCATCATACCGGGTGGTGATCCGGTGGTCCTCAGGCCCGAGGGAGGTCGCAAAGGGGTGGGTCGTGGTGTCGATACGTCCGCCCTCGAAATCGTAGCCGACGGTCTGCGCGATTCTCGCGTTCAGCGCTGCCTGGCTGGCTTCGGGGTAATGTCCCTTGAGGTAATCGGCCGGAACCGGGTCCCTGGCCAGGCGCTCCACCAGCGGCACGAGGGCGGCCTGGAGTTCCCCGAACAGCGGGCGCAAACTGCCTGCCGTTGTGCCCGGCTCGTACTCCTCAAGCAGAGCGTCATAAGGCGACTCCTGGTAACCCCAAAGATCCGCTTTTTGCCGGGTCAGATCCACGATTTTGACCAGATGCGGCGCGAACTTGGTAAAGTCGGCTTCGGCGCGTGCCTCTTTCCACGCTTCCCGTGAAAGCGTGAACACCCGCTGCGCTTCTTCCACCAACGCGGCGGGGATCTTCACCGCCCGATCGTAGGAACGACGCCATTCCCGGACGTTTGCCGCACGGCCGGTCTCCGGCGAGGGCTGAATATCCTCGCAAGCTCTGATCCAGTCGCCGACCGAAGGATCGGTGAACAGCCGGTGGGCCTTGCCCTCCAGGTAACTCAGTTGTTCCGCCCGGAACGCGACCGCTTTCGGCGGCAGGTAAGTTTCCAGATCCCAGTGCAGTGCGGACGCCGTCGTCTGCAAAACGTAGACCTCGCGGCAGCGCTCGAGAAGTTGCGTGTAGGGGTCGGCGGTCATGGGCGAACCCTATTCCGGCTTGCTGAGCGCCGGCAACTTCTTTATAACCCGCGGCCGATGGAGATTGTGCTTGGCATCGTGTTCGGTTTTGGTGCGTTTCTGATTGTCTATTGCCTGTTAGGCGGGGTTTACACCGTTAATCAGAATGAGAGGGCGGTTGTCACCACTTTCGGGCGCGCAGAGCGACTAGGCCGCGCCGATACCCTCCTGCTGCCGATTTCGGAAACGCTCAACGCCGAAGAACGCGAGCGCTACATCTACCCTCAGGTCCGAGTCATCGGTCCGGGGGGACCTTACCTGCGGTTGCCATGGCAGAAGGTGCACAAGGTCTCAATGGCGATCCAGACTCTCAACATCGCCTTCGATCCGGACACGCCCGCCGCCAACGCCGGGCATACCGCGCTTGAAGCCGTAACCAAGGACCAACTTAACATTAACCTGACGGGCCAGCTGCGTTACCGGGTTTCGGAACAAAACCTGTACGCCTACCTTTTCGGCGTGAAGCGGCCAATTGCCCATGTGGTCGGCTATTTTGTCTCCGTCCTGCGCGAACGGATTGCGCGGTATGAGGCCCCTGCTGCCGGCAGCGCCGCGACGCCTTTGGAAAATGCCAACGAGAGTCTCGCCAAAGCCGGCGTTTCCATCAATGACTTGCGCAAAAATCTGAACGACTTGAACGAGCAAATGGACCGCGAATGCGCCTCGTCCGCGGCCCGTTACGGCGTCGTGCTCGACGCCTCGCTGATCACCGGCATCGATCCGCCTGCGGAGATTGAGTCGGCGCTCGCGGCCATCAACACGGCCCATAACGAAGTTTCGGCTAACCTGAGCCTGGCCCAGGCTGCGGCAGACCAGAAGATCGAGCAATCGAAACGGGCGGTGGAGATCGAAACTAACCGGGCTGAGGCGGAAGTTCAGCCATTGCGCTGGCTCGCCCAGCAGATCAGCGCCCTCCGGCAGCACGGCGAGCACGCGCTGCCCGCTTACCTGCGTAATGTGCGCCTGGACCTGTACGCAAAAGCCAGCCGCGTGGTGCTCCATCGGAAGGATTAGGATCAGGCTCGGCCATGGAAGCGTTCGTCGCCGCCTTCATCGTCACTTTTTTCCTCTGCTGGCTGGTGGTGCCGGCATGCCTGTTTGGTCTGAAACTGGTCAACTTTTACACTACCGTTGACGAGGGCCGGGCCAAGGTCTACCTGCTCTTTGGGCGTGTCCTTGGGGTGGTCGATGAACCGGGCCTGCACCTGCTCTGGCTGCGCGTAGGCCCGCAAGCCGCTTTGGTTCGCTTTTTTGGCCGGGTGGTTGAGCTCGATGTGCGGCTGGATCAGGAATACCTCCGCAGTAACCCGGTCAATTCCGAAGAGGGTACGCCGATGGGGGTCGGCGTCTGGTACGAAATGCGCGTGCGCTATCCGGTCGAGTACCTGTTCCAAAACCAGGATCCGTCCGGCTCGCTCCGGGCCAGCGTGGCCAATGCCACCGTGCGGAGTCTCAGCAATTTGCCTTTGGAAAAGATGCTGGAAAACCGCCACGCGATGAGCCGCGTAGTCCGCGCGGAGGTTTCACCGAAAGCTGAGGAGTGGGGCTACACCCTGGGATCGGTCTATATCCGCAAGGTTCATTTTCGGGATCAGTTGATGATCCGCCAGATCGAACAGAAAGTCGTAAACCGGTTGCGCCAGGTTACCTCCGCGATCCGCCAGGCGGGCGCTAATCAGGTCGACATAATCACCAGCGCCGCCGAACGGCAAGCCGCGACGGAGTTTGCCCGGGCCAGATCGGTGCGGCCGCGGATGGTTGGCGAAGTCTTGCGCGAGATCGGCCAGGAGCCGGATGTGTTAAACGCTGTGTTCGAAACCCTGGAAGTCGAACGGCTCATCAAGGGTAAGGCTGAACTGTTCTTAACGCCTCCAGGCGCGCTGGACGTGCTCAGCAGCCTGGTGGTAACCGCCGGCGGAAAAATGCCGCAACCCTGAAAAGTGGGCGTCCAGTGAAATGCCGCCAGCCGAGAATGTAAACCCCGCAAACGGCGTGTCCGTAGGGCGCGCCAAGTCAGAAACCCCTGGTTTCCAAAACAAGGGCAGGCCGGCCAATGCCTCCTCATCCTTGGCATTTTTCGGCTGGCGGCATTTTTTACTCGAGCTCGAATGTAACCTTCGCGTTAACGCGGTAGCTCGTGATTTTGTTGTTATCGACTGCCGCTTCAAATTCCTTGACGTAGATGGAACGAATGTTGCGCAAGGTCTTTGATGCTTCCGCGACGGCGGTTTGCGCCGCGTCCTCCCAGCTCTTATCCGATTGAGCGAGCACTTCGATGACTTTTACGATTCGGGCCATGATCGATTTCCTTTCTCTGAATTCACTCAAAAATTCGTCCGTAAACCGCCGATGGATTTTGGGGGGCGCGGATTTAACGCCGGAAATGCGGGCGGCCATTCACGACGGCCCCGGTGCTCTCCTTCCGCCCTCAAACCCGTCTCGCGTTTGCTCAGGCGGCCAGGACCATGCTCTTCTTCGATCAGCACCGCATCGGCTACGCGGTCCGGCCGGACATAATTTACCGTAGCCAAGCGGCCCGAGAATGCCTGTTTGGATTCGCATGCCGCTACTCCCTCCAGGATCCAAACCGGCGAAACAGCCCGAACGAGCCTGCCCGCTCAGCGCCTGACAGGCTGACCCGAGCCCAAAAGCGCATATGCACTCACATACCGCATGGACCCGGGTCGCCTGCTTTGCAGTGCCAAGCTCCTCACCTGAACCATCGTGTACCAGCAAAAGCGCGGTTGTATCAAACCGAAGAAAATTCAAAGGAAAAGCGCAACCGGCAGCCGGGAATGGCGCGGCGTCCCGCCGACGATTTAGGGCCGTGGTTACGACCATGAATCTTACGGGTGCGAACATCTACGGGTACTGGATGCGTCCGCCAGGTGGCTCGTGTCACTTGTCTCCAAGAGAGCGGACGTCACCTGCCCCAAGAAAACGGTTAATACAGTCGAATATGGATACGTCCGCAATCGGTAATCAGCCAGCATCCGGAAACGAAAACACCGGTCAGCAGGCGGCTTCATACCGCCCAGACCAAGGAGCAACTGCGTTCGAGGGAGCTCTCCAGCAGCGGAACATACAGGTTGCAACACTGGTGCTCGCCTCCGTTCTGTTTTTCCTGATCGGGTACATCGTCGGGCGCCGTGAAGAGGCGCGCTCCCGGCAGGGCCTGAGCGATCAGTTACTGCGGCAATTTCAGGATTGGTTCAACCAGTCCGGCCGCGCGTTAAGCGACCTGCGCGAGCCCCTGGAACATGGACTTCGCACCTCCGGCGAGGCCCTGACTGACATCTGGAGCAAGGCCGCCAGCTCCAAGGCAGCAACCGCTACCTCCAAAGCAGCGGCGGAGGCGTCGAAAGCGGCCAGCAAGTTGATTAAAGCCGCTCAGCCGAGCAAGCCGAAGTTTCTTGGCGTCTTCTAATCGGTCCTAATCAGTACAACTCGTAATTATGTCAACCCTGGAAAGCAGTTCACCTTCCACGCAATTTCCATTTCCGACTTCCAACGGGCAGATCGACTTTGGCCAGGTCTGGGCGGAGCTGCAAGACCGCGTCCGGCGCCAGCCTAATCAGTACCTGCTGATCGCATTGCTGGTCGGCTACCTGATTCAGAGCGTGCCCGTGCGCGCGTTTCTTGCGCTCGTGTTGCGCCTGGCGCTCGTGTTGATCAAACCCACGCTCGTGGTTTTGGCGGGCGCCAATCTTTACCGGTTGATCTCAGAACGCCAGCAGCAGAATCCGGCGACAACGGCGCCTAACTCGGGTGCTAACGGCGGCTGACGGGCCGCGCGGTGGAACAAGGAAGTACGTTTGGAGGAAGCCGGGTTGCACCCGGCTTCTTTTTTTTTACGGATGGTTAGAGAATGGCTCGATCTAACAGGCTGCGTCTGAAAACAGTGAGAAGACCTCCCTGACGATCTGCCAACCTTCCCGTCTTTTTTATACCCCAACGGCCACCGCACTGCCTTCGGCGCTTACCACGGTGTCCGGTTGTGCCGTGCTGTTGAGTTCCGGACTGATCCTGAGCCCGCAGCTTGAAAAAAAGAAACGCCGCCAACCTCCATGTTGACGGCGTTGTTGAAATACCTCCTTGATGGATACCGTCGCCGTCCTGGCGAGGTTAGCTCCGTCTAAGCTGCCGGCGGTCGCCCGCGAAACAAAAAGGAAAGCAGAAAAAGGACGAGAAAAATTACAAAAAGGACATGGGCAATCCAGGCCGATGTACCTGCCACTCCGGAAAGACCAAGTAACTCCGCCACGATGGCGATGATCAGGAAGATGAAGGCGTATCTAAGCATGTCCGTGAAAAGTATTATGCCGGTTTGAGCGGGGAGTCCATCGTAAGTTCGTGTGCTGAATTCGGATTGCCCGGCTTACGCCTATACCTGAGCAATCGGCCAGGGTAAACCCGGACACAATAAAGGTTTCCCCTTCTTCCGTACCCGGCTCGGGCCGCTGACTCGCCCAGCCGGGGCGCAGGCGCGCCAGGTTCCCCTGTGTAAAGCCTGGCGACGCCCCGACGCATCCCCTAGGGCGGGTTGCTCCTTTTCAGGGACGGGTATCCGTCCCTAGGCAATTACCCGACCGGATGTCCAGCACACCACCCGATTTTCCTACCCCCTCAAATGGTTAAAGTGACCGTACAGAGCGGAATAACGGAGGCAGCAACTTAATGAACGTGAATGGTTACACTTGCAGTGCCGGGAAGTCAGATACGGAGTTGATGAAAGAACTGGTGGAAGGCAACACCGACGCGATGGATGCAATTTACCATCGGTATGAGGGATCGCTGCGAACGATCATCCTCAGTGTCCTCCACGAGGAGGCTGACGCGGATGATGTCCTCCATGACGTGTTTTTGCAATTGTGGAAAAACGCGGACCGGTACATGCCGGAAAAAGGCTTGCATGGTTTTCTGGTGACGCTGGCGCGCAGGCGAGCTTTGGACCGGGTACGAAGGAAACTGGCCTATCGCCGCGCAACCGATAAATTCGAAACTCACCTTAAAGCGGAGTTCCACAATCGGATGCGTTCGGCACCGCGGGTTTTCACCAACATTGATTTAGCGGACCTGATGAAAAACCTGATCCGCCAATTGCCGGAGGCGCAACAAGAGGTGGTACACCTGACGTTTTATGAGGGTTTGAGTCAGCGCGAGATTGCGTCCCAGAAGTCGATTGCGCTGGGGACGGTCAAAACGCGCCTGCAACTGGCCCAGAAAAAGCTTCTGAATCAGCTTACGGCGGTCCAGGAAAAGATATAGGGGGGCCGCTGCCGCAACCGGCCGATGGGAGCCGGTGCTTAAAGAGCGGGTTTCTCGATAGAAAAAGGTGCTCACGGCCTCAAGGCCGCGAGCACCTTTTTTTTCCCTGTCGTGTACGTCGGTTTTGAAGTGGGCGGATACCTTGCGGGCCGCTTTCAGCGCCGAAGGCACGACGGATCATGGCAACGGGTGAGCCCCACGGCCATTTATACCGTTTCGGTGACCACGGAGGTGAAACTTTATCTTCCTTCCAGGCGCCCTGCCGGTGTTAAACCTCTTAAACCGTATAAACGGCCCGGCCCTTCAGGCCATCAAACCGTCTCCCGGCCCCTTGGGCCTAAGACCGCTTCACCCAGCTACGGAGCATTTTCCGGCGCCGGCGTCCCAGTGAACCACGGGCCAGACGTCCGGTACC is a window from the Verrucomicrobiota bacterium genome containing:
- a CDS encoding universal stress protein; protein product: MYRVAGVATTFSPRFLAVLAEARRVSEWFAAPLHFIHAAEETADKNERFQDALARLDMERNTPISYRPGDPVEAILAVQKELGIEVLIAGALERETVHRNFTGNVARELMRRTCADLFLFVEPKDPPGSIRHIFMAVPDFSPLTRAVFHEAVQFGERAGAEALTVVHVQTPFSEAKGKALGTEAPRPEDNLELLLAEKPMSNLQFDYHLIRGNTGFTAFEFIQAAGADLLVMPSEIQPGGVPAFAPVLDWVIQVIPANLWVIRRPASGPNRG
- a CDS encoding carboxypeptidase M32, with translation MTADPYTQLLERCREVYVLQTTASALHWDLETYLPPKAVAFRAEQLSYLEGKAHRLFTDPSVGDWIRACEDIQPSPETGRAANVREWRRSYDRAVKIPAALVEEAQRVFTLSREAWKEARAEADFTKFAPHLVKIVDLTRQKADLWGYQESPYDALLEEYEPGTTAGSLRPLFGELQAALVPLVERLARDPVPADYLKGHYPEASQAALNARIAQTVGYDFEGGRIDTTTHPFATSLGPEDHRITTRYDEQLFQVSLYGVLHETGHALYEQGLDKTAAGTPLGAARSLGIHESQSRLWENHVGRTGTFWARWYQTAAEHLPDLRRFTPDEVARGVKRVAPSFIRVEADEVTYDLHILLRFDIELALVEQRLAIGDLPAAWNERFEQLFGLKVPNDRLGVLQDIHWSLGALGYFPTYSLGNLNAAQLMAAAERSIPDLPQQLAVGEYARLLDWLRKNVHQHGQRFETRQLMAEATGESTQARHRIEYLRKKYT
- a CDS encoding SPFH domain-containing protein, which codes for MEIVLGIVFGFGAFLIVYCLLGGVYTVNQNERAVVTTFGRAERLGRADTLLLPISETLNAEERERYIYPQVRVIGPGGPYLRLPWQKVHKVSMAIQTLNIAFDPDTPAANAGHTALEAVTKDQLNINLTGQLRYRVSEQNLYAYLFGVKRPIAHVVGYFVSVLRERIARYEAPAAGSAATPLENANESLAKAGVSINDLRKNLNDLNEQMDRECASSAARYGVVLDASLITGIDPPAEIESALAAINTAHNEVSANLSLAQAAADQKIEQSKRAVEIETNRAEAEVQPLRWLAQQISALRQHGEHALPAYLRNVRLDLYAKASRVVLHRKD
- a CDS encoding SPFH/Band 7/PHB domain protein, which encodes MEAFVAAFIVTFFLCWLVVPACLFGLKLVNFYTTVDEGRAKVYLLFGRVLGVVDEPGLHLLWLRVGPQAALVRFFGRVVELDVRLDQEYLRSNPVNSEEGTPMGVGVWYEMRVRYPVEYLFQNQDPSGSLRASVANATVRSLSNLPLEKMLENRHAMSRVVRAEVSPKAEEWGYTLGSVYIRKVHFRDQLMIRQIEQKVVNRLRQVTSAIRQAGANQVDIITSAAERQAATEFARARSVRPRMVGEVLREIGQEPDVLNAVFETLEVERLIKGKAELFLTPPGALDVLSSLVVTAGGKMPQP
- a CDS encoding dodecin domain-containing protein, with translation MARIVKVIEVLAQSDKSWEDAAQTAVAEASKTLRNIRSIYVKEFEAAVDNNKITSYRVNAKVTFELE
- a CDS encoding DUF1328 domain-containing protein, with the translated sequence MLRYAFIFLIIAIVAELLGLSGVAGTSAWIAHVLFVIFLVLFLLSFLFRGRPPAA
- a CDS encoding sigma-70 family RNA polymerase sigma factor; amino-acid sequence: MKELVEGNTDAMDAIYHRYEGSLRTIILSVLHEEADADDVLHDVFLQLWKNADRYMPEKGLHGFLVTLARRRALDRVRRKLAYRRATDKFETHLKAEFHNRMRSAPRVFTNIDLADLMKNLIRQLPEAQQEVVHLTFYEGLSQREIASQKSIALGTVKTRLQLAQKKLLNQLTAVQEKI